From one Solanum stenotomum isolate F172 chromosome 12, ASM1918654v1, whole genome shotgun sequence genomic stretch:
- the LOC125847631 gene encoding TMV resistance protein N-like isoform X1 has product MDIADNSHSTHHEITCHDPHWSYDVFLSFRGEDTRKSFVDHLYTSLHEKGIHAFRDDIELRRGKSISPELLNAIEKSRFAVVIFSKNYADSSWCLEELTKIVECNKQRGQTLIPVFYSVDPSVVRKQKESYGDAFAKHEENLKGSDERNYKIQRWRDALKDAANISGFDVQHMEDGHESRCIRQIALTILKRLGRVRPKVADHLVGIEPHVQNVISMMNLHSEADVRIIGIWGMGGIGKSTIARAVFDQLQEEFEGSCFLDNVREVSTKSGLQPLSEKMISDTLKESKDNLYTSTSLLMNRLSYKRVMVVLDDVDNDEQIDYLAGKHEWFGAGSRIIITTRNRQLLLSHGVDHVYEVSPLGINEALMLFNKFAFKGREPEGDFSELALQVAQCAWGLPLALKVLGSFLHKRSKAEWKSELKRLKEIPHDDVIGKLKLSIDALNDLDKQILLDIACFFKAKRREPVTRKLLAFGFKPEIGVPVLIQRSLLSISDDDRFQMHDLVQETAWYMVRHGHPREKFSRLWVPDNICDVMSKKSGTGAIEGIILAYSEKQKMNLGSQALKGMENLRLLKIQNAYFRKGSSHLPNELQWLSWHNFPSASLPQDFAGEKLVGLKLIHGQILKLLPEDKYLDKLKYLNLSYSKGLVNTPNFSQMPYLEKLNLSNCTNLIGVHRSLGDLTRLQYLNLSHCSKLKSISNNIHLESLEKLLLWDCTKLESFPQIIGLMPKLSELHLEGTAIKELPESIINLGGIVSINLRNCKDLECITYSICGLRCLRTLNLSGCSKLETLPETLGQVETLEELLVDGTAISKLPSTISEMENLKILSFSGCKKRKKDKVFWKNSFSFRLNLKLTSLPNVRRITRRLNTGRNKKPEISGPSLSGLCALKKLDLSDSDLVDEIAGDVWQLSSLEELNLSRNNFNEFPSRIYGLQQFKVLKVDECKSLEALPDLPWSIVMIEANECLSLQSLGNLSPQHAFLKKVSFFNCFKLYQQSQKTSISAADLLLHLLLQGHSTFYSQFSILIAGGKIPEWFGYQKMGRSISVQLPTDWQDNIAGVAFSFVFECLVPKSKLGVTFKLISPNHREYTFESAPASAASKMGEEYKCDHLWIAYISFHLFRLLFPEFTTEDWTKVCCCLSISLRQEPWNKVRRCGIHLVYKKDLTTSLAAGSKELTVYDEGGDSKRKEEVKEDIVALMAGVNVLNWDVDSIEQDNTQLANLRKSIAYKIQKTLSFDC; this is encoded by the exons ATGGACATAGCAGACAATTCTCACAGTACTCATCACGAAATTACATGTCATGATCCACATTGGTCGTATGACGTTTTCTTGAGTTTTAGAGGTGAGGATACTCGAAAGAGCTTTGTTGATCACCTCTATACTAGTTTACACGAAAAAGGAATACATGCATTTCGTGATGATATAGAGTTAAGGAGAGGAAAATCAATTTCCCCTGAACTCCTTAACGCTATAGAAAAGTCGAGGTTTGCAGTAGTTATTTTTTCGAAAAACTATGCAGATTCATCGTGGTGTTTGGAGGAGCTGACGAAGATCGTTGAATGCAACAAGCAGAGGGGACAAACGCTGATTCCAGTGTTTTATAGTGTGGATCCTTCTGTTGTGAGAAAACAGAAGGAGAGTTATGGAGACGCTTTCGCTAAACATGAAGAGAATTTGAAGGGATCAGATGAGAGGAATTATAAGATCCAAAGATGGAGGGATGCTTTAAAGGATGCTGCTAACATCTCTGGGTTTGACGTCCAACACATGGAAGACGG GCATGAATCAAGGTGCATTAGACAGATTGCTTtgacaattttaaaaagattaggGCGTGTACGACCTAAAGTTGCAGATCATTTAGTGGGCATAGAGCCCCATGTACAAAATGTTATATCTATGATGAATTTGCATTCTGAAGCTGATGTTCGCATAATTGGGATATGGGGTATGGGAGGCATTGGCAAATCAACTATTGCGCGAGCTgtttttgatcaacttcaggaAGAGTTCGAAGGTAGTTGCTTTCTTGATAATGTTAGAGAAGTTTCAACAAAATCCGGACTTCAGCCTTTGTCAGAAAAAATGATTTCTGATACATTGAAAGAGAGTAAAGACAATCTTTACACCAGCACCAGTTTGCTGATGAACAGGTTGAGCTATAAAAGAGTGATGGTCGTTCTTGACGATGTGGATAATGATGAGCAGATAGACTATTTGGCTGGAAAGCATGAATGGTTCGGAGCTGGGAGCAGAATCATCATCACCACTAGAAACAGGCAATTGTTATTGTCCCATGGGGTGGATCATGTGTATGAAGTTAGTCCTTTAGGGATTAATGAGGCTTTGATGCTCTTCAACAAGTTTGCATTCAAAGGACGTGAGCCGGAAGGTGATTTTTCTGAACTGGCGCTACAAGTCGCGCAATGTGCTTGGGGCCTTCCACTGGCTCTCAAAGTTTTGGGTTCATTTCTACATAAAAGATCAAAAGCAGAATGGAAGAGCGAGTTGAAGAGGCTGAAAGAAATTCCCCATGATGATGTGATAGGGAAACTTAAATTGAGCATTGATGCATTGAATGATCTAGACAAGCAAATATTGCTTGACATTGCTTGTTTCTTCAAGGCGAAAAGAAGAGAACCTGTCACCAGAAAACTCCTTGCTTTCGGTTTCAAACCTGAAATTGGAGTACCAGTACTTATTCAAAGATCACTTTTATCCATATCTGATGATGACAGGTTCCAGATGCATGATTTAGTTCAAGAAACCGCTTGGTACATGGTTCGCCATGGACATCCTAGAGAGAAATTCAGCAGGTTGTGGGTTCCTGACAACATATGCGATGTTATGTCAAAGAAATCA GGTACCGGAGCAATTGAGGGAATAATATTGGCGTACTCTGAAAAGCAGAAGATGAACTTAGGATCACAAGCATTAAAGGGTATGGAAAATCTACGTCTTCTGAAAATCCAGAATGCTTACTTCCGTAAAGGTTCGAGTCATCTTCCAAATGAGTTACAATGGCTCAGTTGGCACAATTTCCCTTCAGCCTCACTTCCACAAGACTTTGCGGGAGAAAAGCTAGTTGGACTTAAACTAATTCATGGCCAAATTTTGAAACTTTTGCCAGAAGATAAG TATCTTGACAAGCTGAAGTATTTGAACCTCAGCTACTCCAAAGGGTTAGTTAACACTCCCAACTTTAGCCAAATGCCATATCTTGAAAAGTTGAACCTGAGCAACTGTACGAACTTGATAGGAGTTCACAGATCACTTGGAGATCTTACAAGGCTTCAGTACTTGAATTTGTCTCACTGCTCAAAGCTAAAGAGTATTTCGAATAACATCCATCTCGAATCTTTGGAAAAGCTTCTTCTGTGGGACTGCACAAAACTCGAAAGTTTCCCTCAAATCATAGGATTAATGCCAAAGCTTTCAGAACTTCACTTGGAAGGGACTGCAATCAAAGAGCTACCCGAGTCCATCATAAATCTCGGTGGGATTGTGTCCATAAACCTCAGGAATTGCAAGGATCTGGAATGTATAACTTATAGCATTTGTGGTTTGAGATGTCTCAGGACTCTAAATCTCTCTGGCTGTTCAAAACTTGAGACATTGCCAGAAACCCTTGGACAAGTGGAAACTTTAGAAGAACTACTTGTAGATGGAACTGCAATTAGCAAGCTACCATCAACCATCTCGGAGATGGAAAACTTGAAAATCCTTTCTTTCAGTGGAtgcaagaaaaggaaaaaagataagGTGTTCTGGAAAAACAGTTTTAGCTTTCGCTTGAATCTAAAGTTAACTTCACTGCCAAATGTCAGGCGCATCACAAGACGATTAAATACTGGAAGAAATAAGAAGCCAGAAATATCAGGACCATCATTATCTGGTTTGTGTGCCTTAAAGAAACTAGATCTTAGTGACTCTGATTTGGTAGATGAAATCGCTGGTGATGTTTGGCAGCTGTCCTCATTGGAAGAGTTAAATTTGAGCCGAAATAATTTTAATGAATTTCCATCAAGAATATATGGGTTACAGCAATTCAAGGTCCTGAAAGTGGATGAATGCAAAAGCCTTGAAGCCTTGCCTGATCTTCCCTGGAGTATTGTAATGATAGAGGCAAATGAGTGCCTTTCCTTGCAGAGTCTTGGAAATCTTTCACCGCAACATGCATTCTTGAAAAAGGTCTCATTTTTCAATTGTTTCAAATTGTACCAACAAAGCCAAAAAACCAGCATTAGCGCTGCGGATTTGTTGCTTCATTTGCTTCTCCAG GGTCACTCCACCTTTTATAGTCAATTTAGTATACTGATTGCTGGAGGAAAAATCCCCGAGTGGTTTGGTTATCAAAAAATGGGTCGATCAATCTCAGTCCAGCTACCTACAGATTGGCAAGACAACATTGCAGGGGTTGCATTCTCATTTGTTTTCGAATGCCTTGTTCCAAAATCAAAACTAGGTGTTACTTTCAAGTTGATAAGTCCAAACCACCGAGAATACACATTTGAAAGTGCTCCAGCATCTGCTGCTTCAAAGATGGGGGAGGAGTACAAATGTGATCACTTGTGGATAGCTTATATCTCTTTCCATCTTTTTCGTCTCCTCTTCCCCGAGTTCACAACTGAAGATTGGACTAAGGTTTGTTGTTGCCTGTCAATTAGCCTAAGACAAGAGCCATGGAACAAAGTGAGGAGGTGTGGGATTCATTTAGTGTACAAAAAAGACTTGACTACATCATTGGCAGCTGGGAGCAAAGAATTGACGGTGTATGACGAGGGAGGAGattcaaaaaggaaagaagaggTGAAAGAGGATATCGTGGCACTAATGGCTGGGGTTAACGTTTTGAATTGGGACGTTGACTCCATTGAGCAAGATAACACTCAGCTTGCGAATTTGAGGAAGTCAATTGCCTATAAGATTCAGAAGACTCTTTCTTTTGATTGCTAG
- the LOC125847664 gene encoding deSI-like protein At4g17486, whose amino-acid sequence MAEVILHVYDITKSDGYNAVNFGVVQMNRLLKDTIYFGGIFHIAVQVYDNVEWAYGSCEKGSGVFSCPATKNPNYTHREKIVLGRTECSAHKVNQILKDLRDAWPGNKYNMVSRNSKHFCDEFLEKLGVPKLPNWANRFANIGDIAKEAAGTVVKAKDKASKLVFHPVDFAVNMTTVNKNSKAIYSPSEFRFRFDFAVKNFKVAAPVIRSDR is encoded by the coding sequence ATGGCAGAAGTGATCCTCCATGTTTACGACATAACCAAAAGTGACGGGTACAACGCAGTCAATTTCGGTGTAGTCCAAATGAACAGGCTACTCAAAGACACCATCTATTTCGGCGGCATCTTCCACATTGCAGTCCAAGTTTACGACAACGTTGAATGGGCCTACGGGTCTTGTGAGAAAGGCAGCGGGGTTTTCAGTTGCCCCGCTACCAAAAATCCCAATTACACGCATCGCGAAAAGATTGTATTGGGCAGAACAGAGTGCTCTGCCCACAAAGTCAATCAGATCTTAAAAGATCTTCGCGATGCGTGGCCTGGTAACAAATACAATATGGTCTCAAGGAACTCAAAGCATTTCTGTGACGAGTTCCTTGAGAAATTAGGCGTCCCAAAACTACCGAATTGGGCTAACAGATTTGCTAACATTGGTGATATTGCAAAGGAAGCAGCAGGGACAGTAGTTAAAGCTAAAGATAAAGCGTCTAAACTTGTGTTTCATCCGGTTGATTTTGCTGTCAACATGACCACTGTTAATAAAAACTCTAAAGCAATATATAGCCCTAGTGAGTTTAGGTTCCGCTTTGATTTTGCTGTTAAGAATTTTAAGGTCGCTGCACCGGTTATCCGCTCCGATCGATGA
- the LOC125847655 gene encoding protein TRIGALACTOSYLDIACYLGLYCEROL 2, chloroplastic: MMAGNALVHVSTNSTVFPIIPSRRNVLGDRFLCIKSPIRPKNQTFSVKAMSANTGHSQEQEQQPGSSSDQKGPLSVILDVPRNIWKRTMRPLSDFGFGKRSIWEGGVGLFIISGTVLLALSLAWLRGFQLRSRFRKYLAVLEFEQACGICTGTPVRIRGVSIGNVIRVNPSLRNVEAVVEVEDDKIIIPRNSLVEVNQSGLIMETMIDITPRDPIPVPSAGPLDPDCVKEGLIICDRQKIKGQQGVSLDALVGIFTRLGREAEEIGLLNTYALAERALNVIEEARPLLTKIKAMAEDIQPMLADVRDSGLLKEVESLTRSLALTSEDIRRVHSTVMTPENTELIRKSIYTLVFTLKNVESISSDILGFTGDEATRRNLKMLIKSLSRLL; encoded by the exons ATGATGGCTGGAAATGCTTTAGTCCATGTATCAACAAATTCTACTGTATTTCCCATCATACCCAGTAGAAGAAATGTGTTGGGTGATCGTTTTCTGTGTATAAAATCACCAATCAGGCCTAAAAATCAAACCTTTAGTGTGAAAGCAATGTCTGCAAATACGGGTCATAGTCAAGAACAAGAGCAACAACCCGGGTCATCTTCCGACCAGAAAGGTCCGCTTTCTGTTATTTTAGATGTTCCCAGGAATATATGGAAGCGAACTATGCGTCCATTGAGTGATTTTGGGTTTGGAAAAAGGAGCATCTGGGAAGGTGGGGTTGGGTTGTTTATCATTTCGGGTACGGTGTTGTTGGCACTCAGCTTGGCTTGGTTGAGAGGGTTTCAGCTGCGGTCTAGGTTTAGGAAGTATTTAGCTGTGCTTGAGTTTGAGCAGGCTTGTGGTATTTGCACTGGCACACCTGTTAGAATCAGAGGAGTAAGTATTGGCAACGTGATTCGAGTCAATCCTTCTTTGAGAAATGTTGAAGCTGTTGTTGAG GTTGAAGATGATAAGATAATTATTCCTCGAAACTCATTAGTTGAGGTGAACCAATCTGGTCTTATCATGGAAACCATGATTGATATCACACCTCGAGATCCAATCCCAGTACCTTCTGCAGGGCCCCTGGATCCGGATTGTGTTAAGGAGGGTCTGATAATTTGCGACAGGCAAAAGATAAAAGGACAACAAGGGGTTAGTCTAGATGCGTTGGTTGGAATATTCACACGTCTTGGCCGTGAAGCAGAAGAAATTGGTTTGTTGAATACCTATGCTTTGGCTGAGAGAGCTCTAAATGTTATTGAGGAGGCACGACCGCTGCTTACAAAG ATTAAAGCCATGGCTGAGGATATCCAACCTATGCTAGCTGATGTTCGTGATAGTGGCTTACTGAAGGAAGTTGAGAGTTTAACACGGAGTCTGGCACTAACGTCTGAAGATATAAG GAGAGTGCACTCCACGGTCATGACTCCTGAGAACACTGAATTGATACGAAAGTCCATATATACGCTGGTCTTCACTTTGAAGAATGTTGAG AGCATTAGCTCCGATATTTTGGGATTCACTGGCGATGAAGCTACTAGGCGCAATTTGAAAATGCTTATCAAATCGCTAAGCAGGCTATTGTAA
- the LOC125847659 gene encoding transcription factor MYB86-like gives MGHHCCSKQKVRRGLWSPEEDEKLIKHINTHGHSCWSSVPKLAGLQRCGKSCRLRWINYLRPDLKRGCFSEQEERIIIDVHRILGNRWAQIAKHLPGRTDNEVKNFWNSCIKKKLISQGFDPNTHNLLSTKKKANNNYTTSSIFTIETSLSSSSTKELVSMDMIKASLAALSTFPNYTNMPQYQTSLSQLYGSVCDFKNGVPTTTNIIGNSNFASTIDYKKQSTIINENCMWSVTGFETPHHEFGNGHEEMKQEGQVQVEEKNCQEEVLYKVNDLHEFNNDGPRIAENVTFDEGSDFDFEFMDSELVPCGIFTNLNSIDQLAWNC, from the exons ATGGGTCATCACTGCTGCAGTAAACAGAAAGTAAGGAGAGGTCTTTGGTCTccagaagaagatgaaaaactcATTAAACACATCAACACCCATGGCCATTCCTGCTGGAGTTCTGTTCCTAAACTAGCTG GACTACAGAGGTGTGGAAAAAGCTGCAGGCTTAGGTGGATAAATTACTTAAGGCCAGATCTGAAAAGGGGTTGTTTTAGTGAACAAGAAGAAAGGATTATAATTGATGTACACAGAATTTTGGGAAACAGATGGGCACAAATAGCGAAACATTTACCTGGTAGAACCGATAATGAAGTGAAGAATTTTTGGAATTCTTGCATAAAAAAGAAACTTATTTCTCAAGGCTTTGATCCAAACACCCACAATCTCCTTTCCACTAAGAAAAAAGCCAACAATAATTATACCACATCATCAATTTTCACTATTGAAACTAGTTTATCGTCATCATCAACAAAAGAGTTGGTTTCAATGGACATGATCAAAGCAAGTCTTGCAGCATTGTCAACTTTTCCTAATTACACTAATATGCCTCAGTATCAAACAAGTTTGAGTCAGCTATATGGATCTGTTTGTGATTTTAAGAATGGTGTTCCCACCACTACGAATATTATTGGAAACTCAAACTTTGCCAGTACCATTGATTACAAAAAGCAGAGTACTATTATTAATGAAAATTGTATGTGGTCTGTTACTGGATTTGAAACTCCACATCATGAATTTGGTAATGGACATGAAGAAATGAAACAAGAGGGACAAGTTCAGGTTGAGGAAAAGAATTGTCAAGAGGAAGTACTCTACAAGGTTAATGATCTTCATGAGTTCAACAATGATGGACCACGAATCGCGGAGAATGTGACATTTGATGAAGGCTCTGactttgattttgaatttatggattctgAATTGGTGCCGTGTGGAATTTTCACTAACTTAAATTCTATAGATCAACTTGCATGGAATTGTTAA
- the LOC125847631 gene encoding TMV resistance protein N-like isoform X2 — protein MMNLHSEADVRIIGIWGMGGIGKSTIARAVFDQLQEEFEGSCFLDNVREVSTKSGLQPLSEKMISDTLKESKDNLYTSTSLLMNRLSYKRVMVVLDDVDNDEQIDYLAGKHEWFGAGSRIIITTRNRQLLLSHGVDHVYEVSPLGINEALMLFNKFAFKGREPEGDFSELALQVAQCAWGLPLALKVLGSFLHKRSKAEWKSELKRLKEIPHDDVIGKLKLSIDALNDLDKQILLDIACFFKAKRREPVTRKLLAFGFKPEIGVPVLIQRSLLSISDDDRFQMHDLVQETAWYMVRHGHPREKFSRLWVPDNICDVMSKKSGTGAIEGIILAYSEKQKMNLGSQALKGMENLRLLKIQNAYFRKGSSHLPNELQWLSWHNFPSASLPQDFAGEKLVGLKLIHGQILKLLPEDKYLDKLKYLNLSYSKGLVNTPNFSQMPYLEKLNLSNCTNLIGVHRSLGDLTRLQYLNLSHCSKLKSISNNIHLESLEKLLLWDCTKLESFPQIIGLMPKLSELHLEGTAIKELPESIINLGGIVSINLRNCKDLECITYSICGLRCLRTLNLSGCSKLETLPETLGQVETLEELLVDGTAISKLPSTISEMENLKILSFSGCKKRKKDKVFWKNSFSFRLNLKLTSLPNVRRITRRLNTGRNKKPEISGPSLSGLCALKKLDLSDSDLVDEIAGDVWQLSSLEELNLSRNNFNEFPSRIYGLQQFKVLKVDECKSLEALPDLPWSIVMIEANECLSLQSLGNLSPQHAFLKKVSFFNCFKLYQQSQKTSISAADLLLHLLLQGHSTFYSQFSILIAGGKIPEWFGYQKMGRSISVQLPTDWQDNIAGVAFSFVFECLVPKSKLGVTFKLISPNHREYTFESAPASAASKMGEEYKCDHLWIAYISFHLFRLLFPEFTTEDWTKVCCCLSISLRQEPWNKVRRCGIHLVYKKDLTTSLAAGSKELTVYDEGGDSKRKEEVKEDIVALMAGVNVLNWDVDSIEQDNTQLANLRKSIAYKIQKTLSFDC, from the exons ATGATGAATTTGCATTCTGAAGCTGATGTTCGCATAATTGGGATATGGGGTATGGGAGGCATTGGCAAATCAACTATTGCGCGAGCTgtttttgatcaacttcaggaAGAGTTCGAAGGTAGTTGCTTTCTTGATAATGTTAGAGAAGTTTCAACAAAATCCGGACTTCAGCCTTTGTCAGAAAAAATGATTTCTGATACATTGAAAGAGAGTAAAGACAATCTTTACACCAGCACCAGTTTGCTGATGAACAGGTTGAGCTATAAAAGAGTGATGGTCGTTCTTGACGATGTGGATAATGATGAGCAGATAGACTATTTGGCTGGAAAGCATGAATGGTTCGGAGCTGGGAGCAGAATCATCATCACCACTAGAAACAGGCAATTGTTATTGTCCCATGGGGTGGATCATGTGTATGAAGTTAGTCCTTTAGGGATTAATGAGGCTTTGATGCTCTTCAACAAGTTTGCATTCAAAGGACGTGAGCCGGAAGGTGATTTTTCTGAACTGGCGCTACAAGTCGCGCAATGTGCTTGGGGCCTTCCACTGGCTCTCAAAGTTTTGGGTTCATTTCTACATAAAAGATCAAAAGCAGAATGGAAGAGCGAGTTGAAGAGGCTGAAAGAAATTCCCCATGATGATGTGATAGGGAAACTTAAATTGAGCATTGATGCATTGAATGATCTAGACAAGCAAATATTGCTTGACATTGCTTGTTTCTTCAAGGCGAAAAGAAGAGAACCTGTCACCAGAAAACTCCTTGCTTTCGGTTTCAAACCTGAAATTGGAGTACCAGTACTTATTCAAAGATCACTTTTATCCATATCTGATGATGACAGGTTCCAGATGCATGATTTAGTTCAAGAAACCGCTTGGTACATGGTTCGCCATGGACATCCTAGAGAGAAATTCAGCAGGTTGTGGGTTCCTGACAACATATGCGATGTTATGTCAAAGAAATCA GGTACCGGAGCAATTGAGGGAATAATATTGGCGTACTCTGAAAAGCAGAAGATGAACTTAGGATCACAAGCATTAAAGGGTATGGAAAATCTACGTCTTCTGAAAATCCAGAATGCTTACTTCCGTAAAGGTTCGAGTCATCTTCCAAATGAGTTACAATGGCTCAGTTGGCACAATTTCCCTTCAGCCTCACTTCCACAAGACTTTGCGGGAGAAAAGCTAGTTGGACTTAAACTAATTCATGGCCAAATTTTGAAACTTTTGCCAGAAGATAAG TATCTTGACAAGCTGAAGTATTTGAACCTCAGCTACTCCAAAGGGTTAGTTAACACTCCCAACTTTAGCCAAATGCCATATCTTGAAAAGTTGAACCTGAGCAACTGTACGAACTTGATAGGAGTTCACAGATCACTTGGAGATCTTACAAGGCTTCAGTACTTGAATTTGTCTCACTGCTCAAAGCTAAAGAGTATTTCGAATAACATCCATCTCGAATCTTTGGAAAAGCTTCTTCTGTGGGACTGCACAAAACTCGAAAGTTTCCCTCAAATCATAGGATTAATGCCAAAGCTTTCAGAACTTCACTTGGAAGGGACTGCAATCAAAGAGCTACCCGAGTCCATCATAAATCTCGGTGGGATTGTGTCCATAAACCTCAGGAATTGCAAGGATCTGGAATGTATAACTTATAGCATTTGTGGTTTGAGATGTCTCAGGACTCTAAATCTCTCTGGCTGTTCAAAACTTGAGACATTGCCAGAAACCCTTGGACAAGTGGAAACTTTAGAAGAACTACTTGTAGATGGAACTGCAATTAGCAAGCTACCATCAACCATCTCGGAGATGGAAAACTTGAAAATCCTTTCTTTCAGTGGAtgcaagaaaaggaaaaaagataagGTGTTCTGGAAAAACAGTTTTAGCTTTCGCTTGAATCTAAAGTTAACTTCACTGCCAAATGTCAGGCGCATCACAAGACGATTAAATACTGGAAGAAATAAGAAGCCAGAAATATCAGGACCATCATTATCTGGTTTGTGTGCCTTAAAGAAACTAGATCTTAGTGACTCTGATTTGGTAGATGAAATCGCTGGTGATGTTTGGCAGCTGTCCTCATTGGAAGAGTTAAATTTGAGCCGAAATAATTTTAATGAATTTCCATCAAGAATATATGGGTTACAGCAATTCAAGGTCCTGAAAGTGGATGAATGCAAAAGCCTTGAAGCCTTGCCTGATCTTCCCTGGAGTATTGTAATGATAGAGGCAAATGAGTGCCTTTCCTTGCAGAGTCTTGGAAATCTTTCACCGCAACATGCATTCTTGAAAAAGGTCTCATTTTTCAATTGTTTCAAATTGTACCAACAAAGCCAAAAAACCAGCATTAGCGCTGCGGATTTGTTGCTTCATTTGCTTCTCCAG GGTCACTCCACCTTTTATAGTCAATTTAGTATACTGATTGCTGGAGGAAAAATCCCCGAGTGGTTTGGTTATCAAAAAATGGGTCGATCAATCTCAGTCCAGCTACCTACAGATTGGCAAGACAACATTGCAGGGGTTGCATTCTCATTTGTTTTCGAATGCCTTGTTCCAAAATCAAAACTAGGTGTTACTTTCAAGTTGATAAGTCCAAACCACCGAGAATACACATTTGAAAGTGCTCCAGCATCTGCTGCTTCAAAGATGGGGGAGGAGTACAAATGTGATCACTTGTGGATAGCTTATATCTCTTTCCATCTTTTTCGTCTCCTCTTCCCCGAGTTCACAACTGAAGATTGGACTAAGGTTTGTTGTTGCCTGTCAATTAGCCTAAGACAAGAGCCATGGAACAAAGTGAGGAGGTGTGGGATTCATTTAGTGTACAAAAAAGACTTGACTACATCATTGGCAGCTGGGAGCAAAGAATTGACGGTGTATGACGAGGGAGGAGattcaaaaaggaaagaagaggTGAAAGAGGATATCGTGGCACTAATGGCTGGGGTTAACGTTTTGAATTGGGACGTTGACTCCATTGAGCAAGATAACACTCAGCTTGCGAATTTGAGGAAGTCAATTGCCTATAAGATTCAGAAGACTCTTTCTTTTGATTGCTAG